AAACGTTTTAGACTAACATTAGGAGAACATTTATCAAGGTTAAGTAACGTTTATGGAACGTTCCATTGACGTCACTGTAAGAATGGTTGCTTCTAACATTAGGGGAACCTTTACATAACGTTAGCCAAAGTTGTGGGAACGTTCCCTGTTAGCTGGAGGGATACCTATTAATTTTGAGAATTCTGATGCGGACTCATTTAAACCAGGAAAGACCAGTGACCACATGACCCACTTTGACTTGAAGCCAGGGTCTCTACTGCTGTGCTTACACAACCACTGAGCTACTGCCCCACTTTTTtttacaggagagagagagagagagagagagagagagagagagagagagagagagagagagagagagagagagagagagagagagagagagagagagagagagagagagccccaCCCCTCTGTTAACACATTCTTCTCCAATTGCATTCAGTATGATGAGAAGCAATGACGCAGTTTTGGTTTACATGTAAACCTAGTTtaattttcaatatatttaacatttcttGATTTATTGAAAGTTTGTAATCTCATTTAATCAAAGTGTGATACATACAAGATTAAGTGTTAAATGTCACTTTTAGCAATATACTTGGATTGTTTACAAATAGACAGCAGTTATACCAAAGTAAATGCACTATTTCAAATATGATACTTTTAGTTCCTCACAGACATAGAAGCTGATTTgacaaaaaataatgaaatttaggtgtgtaattatttttcatGGACTGCTCCGTGGAATTTTCCACAGcttattaaatatttgaaagaGCGGAGTGTGGCAGGATGGGCCAATCAGCTGCGAAAACGTCGCTATGGATACATGACGTGAGCTTGAGTGGGTGGAGCCAGTCGTGAGCAGGGAGcagctgtgagagagagatagtggaCGTGCGGTGCGGGACCCTTCATTCTTGCgtttatttgctttattttctGGTGGTGAATTAAACCTCAGGAGGCTGTGCCGAGGAGCGCTTTTTCCCGCAGGCGAATTGTGGAGATGGAGCTGGATCGGCGACTGTTGCTCGCGCACTGCGCCGCTCACGCGCTCTCGGTGGTCGCAGGGCTGCTTGTGGTCGTGCCGTTGGCGCTGAACGGCTCGGCGTTTAAAGGCCGCTGCGCGCTGTTTAGCCGCGGGTCCTGGCACATGGAGAAGCGCGCGGGCGAGAAGGGGGAGACGGAGGTGGTCTCTCTTCTTGTGCAGCAGTGGGGACCGCCCGCCGCCTGTCAGTTCGCCACGTTCGTGGGGGTCTTCACGGTTCTGTATGGAGCCACTCAGAGCTGGAGGAGTTTATTCTACCTCCACCGTAAACACGACGAGTGAGTTACTCACACAACTGAACGACACTGGAGTATCAGAGGCTGAGGATCAATGATAATAACACCAAGAATAGCCAAGccaataataaacataaatctTGTTCCtagtattattgtattattattattactgttatgtAAAAAAGTGTACGAATACTTTGAATAAaattactactaataatattTATGACAACAATAGTCATGTGTGATGGGCTGCAATGGACTGTCACCCCATCTATGGTGCTTTCCTCCCTTGCAAAAATTGATTTCaggcaggctccagacccatccTGGAAGcgattacagaaaattaatgaatattattgctgacaaaaaaaaaagttatttcttTAGaaagttaatttaatttaagttatttctATTCTTGTTTTACTTGTTGgataataaaacatgtttatatacaagacatttattatgttttattatcaTGTTATTTGTCATTATTATGGTTTATATTAGAACAgaaatatttgttatatttatattgaatCACAGTTCTTGTTATAATCCTCATCAACAGTATGTATCATCACTAGAAGCCAGTGTGCCACCTGTAGATTTATTAAACTAGTCAAAGCAGTTAAACCACCAACACAAGCACAATTAATCAATCCTAAGCGCTCAAGCCAGAGTCAACTTAATCATTTTCATTAGTCGAATTCCAGTTATTTAGTGATTGGTGATTTAGGTGAGGCAGGGAAAGTTGCACCATTATATactcaacaacatttttatttaggcTTTTACTCTGATATTTGCCAAAGTATGTTTAGATGGTCCATTGTGTAAAGATAGATTTACACTGACCCAGATGGACCAGTCTCTTTTCATGGAGGCAGCGACATGTAAAGTGTTATTCATAATTCTCTCTGCAGCACcttgttctctgcatttctgACGCTGCTGCTGAGCCTGTGTCTGCTGTTCCTGTCTGGAGGAGCTAGTGTGACCCTCACCCTCGGCCTGGTATCCTGGTGCAACACCGTCACTGACCACAACACACGGCCATACAGGTCAGACAACTGGAAATTTGTACTGATTTCAGCAAGAAGGACTGAAAGTAGTAAACATGCTTTTAGGAATGGTACTTCATATGTGAGTGATAGGTTTAAATGTGGATTGAGTCAGATCAGATTGAGATATAATACGTTtgtaaatgttgcagttttGGAGCCGCCCTGCtcagcttgtgaacagcagaggaAATGTAACTAAGAGCCTCGGCTATGACAAATGTGCATGGTGTTGCGCCAAACAcagctgcagaaacacacacaaacggagcgtgttcctgttttattccccttatatattttattgagaTACTGACCTTGGCATGCCAATGGACGGTGTCATGGTTTGCActaaaaaacaacttgtttggttccagctggcaacaaacttttctggttcgttggtggaaaagcaccattagagtCTGATACTTTAGTTCTGAAAGACTCAAGATGCTCCAGTCATCTTACTGAccattactttttattttttaaaggattACACAATCTaaccagtcttttgttgcccctgtttaatcttaatttaaaatgggcatgcatacatttttcaaaaactaTAACTTTCTCAATTTCAACGgatattttctttgtgttgttttcatgTAAAAATAGGGTTTAAATCAATGCATCAATTAATATTGTGcaagaaaaaaatctttatGTATAATGAAGCATTTTTGTTGTAAGTAGTTTGGGGCAATATTGTTTTTTGATCAAGAGCTGGTATTTTCAAAcaataacaattttttttctgacagcaatcatttttatacaaaaaccttttatatttattaacatcTGTAATTGACTATCAGTGATAATTTCCTACACCAACCAGTAAAATCTGTTTGTAAAAATCTACTCTGTCGTCCAATGATATTGAATTTCACTGCTAATTATTTTTAGTCTgtatacagtgttttaaaaatcaATGGATCCTGTTTTCATGTGACCCTTTTAAAACCTACCATAAATCTGCTCTATAAAACATGGTTTATTTTAGTTCCGATTTTTAGAACAATGAGATTTTAAGTCGCACAGGGGAATTACAGATAAACTCATGACTGCTAAACCTGTCTCAATGAGCTGCTCATTCCTGAATCATTCTCTCCTCAGTTGTGCTGAGTCCCAGTCTGTGCCTCTCTATCTGGATGTGGAAACGTCTTCCTTCTACGCAGAGCTTATGTGTGCAGAGGTAAAGGACTGCATTACTGCAGTTTCTGTTCTTgtaaaactgttaaaaaaaatggcataatgccttttttcatttatgttatTTCTATTTTCTAAAATTATGTACATTGTGAAATGAGTACTGATGCTCTCCACTAAACAAAATGTAGAATACAGTATACAGAATCAgatgtttttattcagttaaaCTCTTTACaggtaaagtaaaaaaaaaacttagaaATGAAAAACACCCCCTTAGATGTGTCCAATATTTCACTATTTAAATGATGGACATATTATACTTACACAGTTATGTTACATAAAGTTTTGTTGTAAACAATGTCTCAGGAAATGGTAAGTTAAAGATTTCAGCTATTAGTTTAAGGGTTTCTCTGACATCAGGCATCTGGTTCCTCTCCAAAATTATGaataattttgtatttatttctagAATTTCACCACAAACAGCTCTCAAtgagtttgtttacatcttagcAAATCAGTTATGTAGATGTTTGGGAAAAGCTCATAGTTACTGGTGTAACCTGAAAGCAGTACTGAGGAACGTCAGTATAGATTTGTTACAGAAtcaaaactgatttttttttttgtcattaatcaagtgctttttttctttgtagatCGCTCTGTGGTGTGTGACGGCTTTGTGGTTGACTCACTCCATTCTGTCGTTCCTGAGGCTTTACCACTCCCACAGTCAGCAAATCAGTGGACCCTGTCTGGCCCGAGAAAAAGAGCTCCTCCTCGGTCAGGCTCATGTACATTGTCCACTGCCCTGCCAGCACACACTCCCTCCACAAACACCTGCCATATTCATTTAACTGCAGTGATTGCTTTCGTGCTGTTCTTCTGTTGGTCATTTGTTCTTCAGGTTAGGTTAGCAGCAGAGGGCTCTTCAGGCCAGAGCACACTGACACAACTAATATCATCAGCACCAGACTGTTGCCTCTTTAGAATAGGAGGGTCTGTAAAAGAATGCTAAATCAAATGAACCAGGTTGAAAGGGTGAGGACTTACTAAAATGGTGTAAATGAACCGGAACATTTTAGACAATGTAAATGAAAGGAAAAAACAGAAGAATGTGACAAATGTAGATCATTGTGATTGGGGAGCAGTGGTTAATGGCTAGAACTAAAAATGATAATGATAGAAACTTCCATTTGGTTTTGTTGATGTTAATGCGTCTGTGTGCTCCTGCCTATGGTAAAGTTTAAGCAAGTTTTTTTTACGCACATTGGGAATTCAAaattttcagtatttctttcACTCCCATGTTGCACTTAACTACTTATTTGGCTATGCATGTCTGTGAAGTATAGTGGAAATAACCACATACCCAAAAGAGAcctcattacaaacaagcttTAAATATCCTTTACATGGTGTAGTTTAAACACAGTACATAACACATACATTTGTAATGGTGTTTGTAATCATATTGGCACTGAGTGCATTTACATTCACACCAGTATTGTGATCATGATCAGATTTTGGCAGGTAGGTCAGATTTAAACTGTTTACTGACTAACAGCCCTGGATTTTAGCTCAGTAATCAGATTTTTGGTTtactctgatattttttttttctagatcTGCTCATGTACAGAAAAAGCCTCATAGGAAACGGTACACATGGAACATCCATTTCAACACAGTTGTTTCTGAACTTAGATTATTTAGTGTTAGTTTTAAGTGAACATGACTGCACCAGTCTTTAAAGCTAATACTTTTTAcctgtatttttaatattttagtgTAAATGCCATTGAATGACTTCCGGTATTATGATTAGAGAATGAATTTTGCAGCAGTCTTGCAGTGTGCAAGAAAGACATTTTCACCAGTGGTGTATAATGTGAAGGAAATGGGAAGGAAGACTCATGTAATGTTGAGCTCAGACCTGTGCTGCTGTAGATGAACATTCAGCATTCTGCTGAAAGTTCAACTCTGTGAAACCTGCTCTCCATGGCGTGAAGGTTTTTCATATGACGCTGTTTGTGTGGATGCAGTAGCTCTGAATTCCCCTGGCTTCATTTCAGAGGGAGATGTCAAGCAGGGAGGAGTGTGAAAACCCCCGAAAAGGTATTTAAAGTATGACCCCATCCCTCTGACATTTGACCTCTGAGAGCTGTGGGTGGCTGTGGTGACACACAGAAAGCTGAGAGAGAAACTGGAGATAAACGGAGAGCAAAGGTGTGATGTAGGATTGTAAATTCATGCtttttctcatgttttttttactgCTATTTGTATCAGTTCTGCACTATTTATATCAGTGTCACCTttttatgaaattaataaagCATGCCTTGCtatgtttgctttttttctttcctttctc
This region of Hoplias malabaricus isolate fHopMal1 chromosome 17, fHopMal1.hap1, whole genome shotgun sequence genomic DNA includes:
- the zgc:153018 gene encoding transmembrane protein 179-like isoform X2, whose translation is MELDRRLLLAHCAAHALSVVAGLLVVVPLALNGSAFKGRCALFSRGSWHMEKRAGEKGETEVVSLLVQQWGPPAACQFATFVGVFTVLYGATQSWRSLFYLHRKHDDTLFSAFLTLLLSLCLLFLSGGASVTLTLGLVSWCNTVTDHNTRPYSCAESQSVPLYLDVETSSFYAELMCAEIALWCVTALWLTHSILSFLRLYHSHSQQISGPCLAREKELLLGQAHVHCPLPCQHTLPPQTPAIFI
- the zgc:153018 gene encoding transmembrane protein 179-like isoform X1 yields the protein MELDRRLLLAHCAAHALSVVAGLLVVVPLALNGSAFKGRCALFSRGSWHMEKRAGEKGETEVVSLLVQQWGPPAACQFATFVGVFTVLYGATQSWRSLFYLHRKHDDTLFSAFLTLLLSLCLLFLSGGASVTLTLGLVSWCNTVTDHNTRPYSCAESQSVPLYLDVETSSFYAELMCAEIALWCVTALWLTHSILSFLRLYHSHSQQISGPCLAREKELLLDLLMYRKSLIGNGTHGTSISTQLFLNLDYLVLVLSEHDCTSL